The region TAGAAAATTTAAAGAAAATTTTAAAAGAAAGTGAATCAAAAATGAAAAAGCAAACCCAAGCCGATGCTTATGCAACATTGGCGCAAGGGTATATGCATTTACAACATTTAGATTCGGCAAAAATGCCTTTGCAAAAAGCAATTGATTTAACAAGTGATACCGATGAAAAAGCGCGTTATACTTATATTTTAGGACAATTAAACAGCAAAACAGGTCAAAAAAGTGATGCAATTAAAAACTTTCAAGACGTAATTGATTACAACCGTAGAGTTTCTAGAGCTTTAGTTATTAATGCACATGCCGAAAAATTTGCCAATCAAGACATAACTTCAATTGATACAACTGCTTTTGTTCGCGAATATTTATCACTTTTAAACGATCGTGAAAACCGTGCGTATGCCGATATCATTTTTCATCAGCTTGGTGTAATGCACGAAGCTTTTAATAAAAGCGATCGTGCAATAAAAGACTATAACATGTCTTTAAAAGTAAACAAAACAAACGAATATGTTAAAGTTGCCAATTATAACAAATTAGCAAATATTTACTACCAAAAAAAGCAATTTGAAACTGCGGGTATGTATTACGATTCTACTTTAGTATACATGAATCCAATGTCGCGCGAATACGTACAAGTAAAGCGCAAACGCAACAATTTGGTTGATATTGTTAAGTACGAAAAAATTGCTCGTACAAACGACAGTATCTTAAATTTAGTTAATAAAAACGATACACAACGTCGTGCCGAAATTGAAAAATTAATTACTCAATTAAAAGCCGATGATGCCAAAGCACAACAAGCCGCACAGGCTGCAAATGCGCCACAAACTAACACAAATGCACCTAGCACAGGTAAAGCTTCAAGTTTTTACTTTTACAACACTACAACGGTGCAACAAGGTATTAATGATTTTACAAAAAAATGGGGCAATCGTACGTTAGCCGATAATTGGCGATGGAGTTCAATTGCATCAACAGGTAATGCTGCAAGTATAGCTGCAAATGCAACAAACAACAATCAAGCAAATGCAACTCAAAACAACAATGCAAATGCTTCGGTTTATGACCCTTCAGTTGCACGCTATAATGTTGATTTTTACTTAAAACAAATTCCAACCGATTCTAAAGAATTAAGTAAAATTAAAACCGATCGCGATAATGCGTATTATCAACTAGGATTGTTGTACAGCGATCGTTTAGAAGAATACCAAGTGGCAGCTGGTAAATTAGAACATTTACTAGCTACAAAACCCGAAGTTGGTTTAATAGAGCCTGCTAAATACCACTTGTATAAAATTTATTTAAAAATAGATCCGGCTAAAGCGCAAGCAATGTTAAATGATTTAAAGAAAAATCATCCAAATTCGCGCTATACCAAAGTAGCATTAAATCCAAAAGAAGTTCTTACTGCGGATGGATCGCCAACAGATGAATACAACAAAATTTACCGTTTATATGCAAACGGTGCGTATTATGAAACTTTACAAGCCTTAGATGCTAAAATACCTACAGTAATTGGCGATGGAATTGTAAGTAAATACGAATTGTTAAAGGCTATGACTATTGGTAAATTACGCGGTTTAACCAATTACCGCGAAGCATTAGAATTTGTAGCTTTAACATATCCAACCACAAAAGAAGGTAAAGAAGCAGAGCGTATTATTGCAAAAGATTTGCCTAAACTTCACAAATTGGCATTTAAACGTGATTTGTCTAAAAACATAAAAATGATTTATAAAGTATCGTATCCGTTAACTGCAGAAGGCGCGGCTTTAAAAGATAAATTACAAAAATATGCCAACGACCGTAGTCATACCGGTTTAAGTTTTAGTGCGGATATGTACGATGATTCAACTATTTTCTTAGTGTTACACGGTGTAAAATCGGGTAATATTGCAAAATCGGCACAAATGTATTTAGAATTAGATAAAGAATACGGCATTAAACAAAATCCCGTTTTAATAAGTACCGATGATTATGGAGTAATACTTATTAAGAAAAATTGGGATGAATATATGAAATTGCTTACTAATTAATGAATAATAAAAGGCCAATACATAACAATAAATGGTTTGTTTTTACCACTATACCCGTACAAATGGGTGCAACCATTTATGTGTTTTACCTAATTGGTACCTGGCTTGATAAAAAATACCTTATTCATGCTAATTGGGGAACAAAAAGTGTAACTTTGCTGGGCGTTTTTTTAGCAATGTATCAAGTAATTAATCAAGTAAATAAACTTAATAAAAATGGGTAAAGCGTTTCCTTATCTATCACAACTTTTAATTTTAGCTTTAATAGCATTAGGCTTGCATTTTTTAATGAATTCTATAACAAAAGATTTGCCTTTTTGGAACACAGCTCATATGCACCTTTGGCAAATATATGCACTGCAGTTTTTGTTATCGGCGTTAGTTGTTTTGGGTGTTGTTGGCGTAGGAAAAGCAATGCCTAATAATTTAGGTTTTGTTTTTTTAGGATTTTTAACTTTAAAAATTTTAGCAAATTATTTAGTATTGCAACCTATATTAAAAACCGAAGCATTTAGTAACTTTTTTAAATACAACTATTTAATAGTGTTTTTTCTGTTTATGTTTTTTGACGTGTACGTAACATTTCGCATTTTAAATCAAAGTTTTTCGTCAAAAAATAATTAATAAAAAAAAGTTGAAATAGTTCTGTGCTGAAAAGATAATTATTGTATTTTTGCACAAAATTTTTGAACCACAAAAAATTGAACCACGGTATGGTGACTATTAAAAAATCACTTCATTTGCTTACAGCGGCTTTATTTGCCTTGATGCCTTTGGTTTCAAGTGCAGAAACTCCGGTTACAACGGCACAAGATACGTTGCAACATGTTACAACTGAAGCTACACATGAAACCCACGAAGCGGTTGATCCAAGCTCTAAAGAGTTTGTAAAGGCGTACACACAACATCACTTAATGGATGATCATTATTATTCATTTTATGCTGATGCAGAACACCACAAACATTATGGTTTTGGCTTACCTGTTATTTTAATTGATAACGGTTTAAAAGTATTCTTATCTACAGAAGATTTTGTTTACAACGGTAAAGTTGTAGAAAACGGTGGGCAACACTATGTGTACAACCACGGTAAAATTTATAAAACCGATGCAACTGGTGCATTAAACTTTGATGAACACCACCATGCAACAAACGAAAAACCTTTTGATATTTCAATTACTAAAAACGTATTTGGTTTATTGTTAGCAACTATATTGTTGTTTTTAGGTTTTACAGCATTAGCAAAAACATACAAAGCATCGCCAAACAATTTACCAAAAGGTTTAGCACGTGCTTTAGAACCATTGGTTATTTATGTTCGCGATGAAATGGCAAGACCAAACATTGGCGATAAAAAATACAAAAAATACATGCCTTACTTATTATCGGTATTCTTTTTAATCTTTTTATTAAACTTATTAGGTTTAACACCCCTAGGGTTAAACGTTACAGGTAATATTTCGGTAACAGTTTGTTTAGCAATATTTACCTTTTTATATGTAAATATTAGTGGTAATGCAGACTATTGGAAGCACATTTTTTGGATGCCAGGTGTGCCGTGGCCAATGAAAATTGTTTTAGCACCAATTGAGGTTTTAGGTATGTTTACTAAACCATTCTCGTTATTAATTCGTTTGTTTGCTAATATCACAGCAGGTCACTCGGTAGTAATGGGCTTAATTGCAGTAGCGTTTGTAATGAAACAAACTTTATCAACGCCAGGTGCAGTAGGTGTATCGTTCTTATTAACATTATTCTTAACGGTGTTAGAATTGTTAGTAGCCTTTTTACAAGCGTTCATTTTTACAATGTTATCATCATTGTTTATAGGTTCTGCTGTACAAGAGCACGATCACCATTAATAGAAAAAAGAGTATAAAAATTTTGTTTAATTATATATAAATCATTTATTATGACAATTCCAAATTTAGTAGGTGCTGGTTTAATCGTTATCGGAGCAGGAATCGGTTTAGGTAAAATTGGTGGTTCTGCAATGGACGCTATTGCTCGTCAGCCAGAAGCTGCTGGAAAAATCCAAACTGCGATGATCATCATCGGAGCGTTATTAGAAGGTTTAGCATTCGGTGCTTTAATCTTAGGAGCTTAATTAAAAAAACAATATCTGTAACGGTTGGTTGCAGATATTGTTTAATTAAACAAAACAATTACAAATAAATTTACATTTTAATAGATATAATGGAAAAGTTAATCAACGATTTTAGTTTAGGTTTATTCTTTTGGCAGGCAATCATTTTATTGGTAATTATTTTCTTATTAGGAAAATTTGCTTGGAAACCAATTGTTAATGCTTTAGAAGCACGCGAAGAAGGTATTGCTGATGCTTTAGCTGCAGCAGAAAATGCAAAAAGAGAATTAACTAACTTAAAAGCAGATAACGAGAAGTTGTTAGCAGAAGCACGTGCAGAACGTGACGCAATGTTAAAAGAAGCTCGTGATATGAGAGAAAAGTTAATTGCAGAGGCTAAAGAAGAAGCGCAAACAGCAGGTGCACAAATGATAGCACAAGCACAAGCAACTATCCAAAACGAAAAGAACGCTGCAGTTGCTGATATTAAAAATCAAGTATCTACTTTATCAATTGATATTGCAGAAAAATTGTTAAAAGGCCAATTAGCCGATAAACAAGCACAAGAGCAATTGGTAGGTTCATTATTAAACGATATTAAATTAAATTAATACCACGTTATGACGGGAACAAGAGCAGCCTTAAGATACGCTAAAGCAATTCTTGACGTGTCTAACGCAAAAGGAAATGCTGAAGTGGTAGGTGCAGATATGAAAAACATATCAACAGCTATTTCACAAAGCAGTGAGTTAAAGTTATTTTTAGAAAATCCAATCATCAAAGGAACCTCTAAATTAGCTGCCTTAAACGAAATTTTTGCTTCGGCTAACGCAGATACTAAAAACTTATTTTCGGTTTTATTACAAAACAAGCGTTTAGATATTTTAGAAGCTATTGCTGCACAATACGCAGTTTTATACGATGAATTAAAAGGTGTACAAGTGGCATACGTTACCACAGCAACCCCTTTAACTGCAGCTTTAGAAGCACAAGTTTTATCAAAAATAAAAGAATTGTCAACTAAAGATGTAACAATTGTTAACGAAGTGAATGCCGATATCATTGGTGGTTTCATTATTCGTTTAGGCGATATGCAATACAACGCATCAATTGCAAACAAACTAAATCAATTAAAAAGAGAATTTAATAATTAAAATCACCCACGGTAAACGTGATAAAATAAACAAAAATGGCAGAAATTAATCCTGCTGAAATTTCAGCAATTTTAAAGAAACAGTTATCTGGTTTTGGTACAGAAGCATCTGTAGAAGAAGTTGGTACCGTTTTACAAATAGGAGATGGTATTGCACGCGTACACGGATTAGCTAACGCACAATATGGTGAGTTGGTTCAGTTCGAAAACGGATTAGAAGCAATGGTTCAAAACTTAGAAGAAGATAACGTAGGGGTTGTTT is a window of Myroides sp. JBRI-B21084 DNA encoding:
- the porW gene encoding type IX secretion system periplasmic lipoprotein PorW/SprE — protein: MKTFLFKYAPVALIVLVVIACSTEKAGFANKRYHATTTKYNVLYNGTTAYDRGLLELKKKHVDDFSNIISVEPEQKNEEALIITGTADKSPHFKRAEDKAVKAAQKHAINIAGKEHNPQMDEVYMLLGKARYHDLRFVPAVEAFNYVILKYPDSDLFYDALVWKEKTNLKLEYHGLALENLKKILKESESKMKKQTQADAYATLAQGYMHLQHLDSAKMPLQKAIDLTSDTDEKARYTYILGQLNSKTGQKSDAIKNFQDVIDYNRRVSRALVINAHAEKFANQDITSIDTTAFVREYLSLLNDRENRAYADIIFHQLGVMHEAFNKSDRAIKDYNMSLKVNKTNEYVKVANYNKLANIYYQKKQFETAGMYYDSTLVYMNPMSREYVQVKRKRNNLVDIVKYEKIARTNDSILNLVNKNDTQRRAEIEKLITQLKADDAKAQQAAQAANAPQTNTNAPSTGKASSFYFYNTTTVQQGINDFTKKWGNRTLADNWRWSSIASTGNAASIAANATNNNQANATQNNNANASVYDPSVARYNVDFYLKQIPTDSKELSKIKTDRDNAYYQLGLLYSDRLEEYQVAAGKLEHLLATKPEVGLIEPAKYHLYKIYLKIDPAKAQAMLNDLKKNHPNSRYTKVALNPKEVLTADGSPTDEYNKIYRLYANGAYYETLQALDAKIPTVIGDGIVSKYELLKAMTIGKLRGLTNYREALEFVALTYPTTKEGKEAERIIAKDLPKLHKLAFKRDLSKNIKMIYKVSYPLTAEGAALKDKLQKYANDRSHTGLSFSADMYDDSTIFLVLHGVKSGNIAKSAQMYLELDKEYGIKQNPVLISTDDYGVILIKKNWDEYMKLLTN
- a CDS encoding F0F1 ATP synthase subunit B produces the protein MEKLINDFSLGLFFWQAIILLVIIFLLGKFAWKPIVNALEAREEGIADALAAAENAKRELTNLKADNEKLLAEARAERDAMLKEARDMREKLIAEAKEEAQTAGAQMIAQAQATIQNEKNAAVADIKNQVSTLSIDIAEKLLKGQLADKQAQEQLVGSLLNDIKLN
- the atpH gene encoding ATP synthase F1 subunit delta gives rise to the protein MTGTRAALRYAKAILDVSNAKGNAEVVGADMKNISTAISQSSELKLFLENPIIKGTSKLAALNEIFASANADTKNLFSVLLQNKRLDILEAIAAQYAVLYDELKGVQVAYVTTATPLTAALEAQVLSKIKELSTKDVTIVNEVNADIIGGFIIRLGDMQYNASIANKLNQLKREFNN
- a CDS encoding AtpZ/AtpI family protein, which translates into the protein MNNKRPIHNNKWFVFTTIPVQMGATIYVFYLIGTWLDKKYLIHANWGTKSVTLLGVFLAMYQVINQVNKLNKNG
- a CDS encoding ATP synthase F0 subunit C; the protein is MTIPNLVGAGLIVIGAGIGLGKIGGSAMDAIARQPEAAGKIQTAMIIIGALLEGLAFGALILGA
- the atpB gene encoding F0F1 ATP synthase subunit A; translation: MVTIKKSLHLLTAALFALMPLVSSAETPVTTAQDTLQHVTTEATHETHEAVDPSSKEFVKAYTQHHLMDDHYYSFYADAEHHKHYGFGLPVILIDNGLKVFLSTEDFVYNGKVVENGGQHYVYNHGKIYKTDATGALNFDEHHHATNEKPFDISITKNVFGLLLATILLFLGFTALAKTYKASPNNLPKGLARALEPLVIYVRDEMARPNIGDKKYKKYMPYLLSVFFLIFLLNLLGLTPLGLNVTGNISVTVCLAIFTFLYVNISGNADYWKHIFWMPGVPWPMKIVLAPIEVLGMFTKPFSLLIRLFANITAGHSVVMGLIAVAFVMKQTLSTPGAVGVSFLLTLFLTVLELLVAFLQAFIFTMLSSLFIGSAVQEHDHH